A stretch of the Methylacidiphilum caldifontis genome encodes the following:
- a CDS encoding ArsR/SmtB family transcription factor: MDTARFILVAEMFSALSHPKRLEIISHIGWGERGSGELAELTRPSKANVSQHLNVLKARALVYCEKVGTSCRYRVTSPKVLEVCDLIRQIVLDQMETDSERRKSLTEILPFSRERKGGA; encoded by the coding sequence ATGGATACTGCTCGCTTCATTCTTGTCGCCGAAATGTTTTCGGCCCTGTCGCATCCCAAGCGCCTCGAGATCATCAGTCACATCGGGTGGGGGGAGCGGGGCTCGGGCGAGTTGGCCGAACTGACCAGGCCCTCGAAGGCCAACGTCTCCCAGCACCTCAATGTGCTCAAGGCCCGTGCCTTGGTTTATTGCGAAAAGGTCGGGACCTCCTGCCGGTATCGGGTGACCAGCCCCAAAGTGCTCGAGGTCTGCGACCTCATTCGTCAGATCGTCCTCGACCAGATGGAGACCGACTCCGAAAGACGAAAGAGCCTGACGGAGATCCTGCCCTTCTCCCGGGAGCGGAAAGGGGGAGCGTGA
- a CDS encoding MFS transporter, with protein MTPQSAPPYRRGIRINRGQFLHHILQVFFVGLVIGMERTVLPSMSGDFGVAKGSFLFLLSFVLSFGLVKGMLNFVAGSLADRFGRKRVLVAGWLAGLPIPFLVLEARNWWWIVAANVFLGVNQGFAWSMTIMSNLDITRPQERGLATGANESAGYLAMGVAGVATGYLSVRFGPRLALFGFGLAVVLAALAMAVLFVRETLPWARAEYDEHKEGSFSGPRPRFPRGVPDHPGAKEIFLLCSFRHPTFRALSQAGVANKIADTLVWGLFPVFFWSRGLSLTEIGWLTGLYAMAWGVAQTATGHLSDIVGRKKPIVGGLWCLGGGIVGVVLSQNLFLWGFFACVMGIGMALLYPTLGAAVADISPPAWRGRAVGTYRYWRDSGYAVGAVLLGLLAQWKQDTEIAFWTTAVLLGLSGLWVATGSEETHPGLNPADESGSDG; from the coding sequence GTGACTCCGCAATCCGCGCCTCCCTACCGCCGGGGAATCCGGATCAACCGGGGCCAGTTCCTCCACCACATTCTCCAGGTCTTTTTCGTGGGCCTCGTCATCGGAATGGAACGAACCGTCCTTCCCTCGATGTCGGGGGATTTTGGCGTGGCAAAGGGCTCCTTTCTGTTCCTTCTCTCCTTCGTGCTTTCTTTCGGCCTGGTCAAGGGAATGCTGAACTTTGTCGCCGGAAGCTTGGCCGACCGGTTCGGGCGAAAGCGCGTCCTGGTGGCGGGATGGCTCGCCGGACTTCCCATCCCCTTCCTCGTTCTCGAGGCCCGCAACTGGTGGTGGATCGTGGCGGCCAATGTCTTCCTGGGAGTCAACCAGGGGTTCGCCTGGTCCATGACCATAATGAGCAATCTGGACATCACCCGGCCCCAGGAGCGGGGACTGGCGACCGGCGCGAACGAAAGCGCCGGATACCTCGCCATGGGCGTAGCGGGAGTCGCAACCGGCTACCTGTCCGTCAGGTTCGGCCCCCGGTTGGCCCTTTTCGGCTTTGGCCTAGCCGTCGTCCTGGCCGCTCTGGCTATGGCCGTTCTCTTCGTCCGGGAGACGCTTCCCTGGGCTCGGGCGGAGTACGACGAACACAAAGAGGGGAGCTTTTCCGGCCCCCGGCCGCGATTCCCTCGGGGCGTTCCGGACCACCCCGGGGCCAAAGAAATCTTTCTCCTGTGCTCCTTCCGCCATCCCACCTTCCGGGCCCTATCCCAGGCGGGAGTTGCCAACAAGATTGCGGACACCTTGGTCTGGGGACTTTTTCCCGTCTTTTTCTGGAGTCGGGGACTGTCCCTCACCGAAATCGGATGGCTGACCGGCCTCTATGCCATGGCATGGGGGGTCGCCCAGACGGCGACGGGGCATCTCTCCGACATCGTTGGGAGAAAGAAGCCCATCGTGGGAGGGCTCTGGTGCCTGGGCGGTGGGATCGTCGGCGTCGTCTTGTCCCAAAACCTGTTTCTCTGGGGATTCTTCGCCTGCGTCATGGGGATCGGAATGGCCCTTCTCTACCCCACTCTCGGGGCCGCGGTCGCGGACATTTCCCCTCCCGCCTGGCGCGGACGGGCCGTGGGCACCTACCGCTACTGGCGCGACTCGGGATACGCAGTCGGGGCCGTCCTTCTGGGCCTTCTCGCCCAATGGAAACAGGATACGGAGATCGCCTTCTGGACGACTGCGGTCCTCCTTGGCCTGTCGGGGCTCTGGGTGGCGACCGGTTCGGAGGAGACCCATCCCGGACTGAATCCGGCCGACGAATCGGGATCAGATGGATGA